A stretch of Henckelia pumila isolate YLH828 chromosome 4, ASM3356847v2, whole genome shotgun sequence DNA encodes these proteins:
- the LOC140865444 gene encoding pentatricopeptide repeat-containing protein At1g31920, producing the protein MVGATVLNQSLQFLIQQENNTSRPENNSTPKEHECISHIKKCKNMREFKEIHAQTLKFGFMWSSFCQSNLVVTCALSEWGSVEYACSIFKIMDDPSSFEYNAIIRGYVKDMNSEEALFTFLGMLEEGVEPDNFTYPILLKAISRLLALEEGVQIHGQILKKGLVEDVLVQNSLINMYGRCGKIRHSCTAFEQMDKKSIASWSALIGCHANLGMWDECLRLFSGMNNENSWRAEESILVSVLSSCTHLGALDLGRCTHGYLLRNLSGFNVAVETSLIDMYIKCGSIDKGLSLFRKMRLKNQMSYSVIISGLALHGRGAEALEVFGKMLEEGLNPDEVIYVGVLTACSHDRLVEEGLKYFEKMRFEHGIVPTIQHYGCIVDLMGRAGMVDRAFEIIKSMPMKPNDVIWRSLLSSCKTHQNVEMAEVAARSLVQTHSQNASDFLMMSNVYAQAKRWEDVSYIRTQMARLRAPQVPGSSLVEVKRKVYKFVSSDKSHPNCQEIYEMLHQMEWQLKFEGYFPDTSQIFLDVDEEEKRQRLNTHSQKLAIAFSLIHTSCGTRIRIVRNVRMCSDCHNYTKLISMIYEREIIVRDRNRFHHFRDGACSCRDYW; encoded by the coding sequence ATGGTAGGGGCAACTGTCCTTAACCAGAGCCTCCAGTTCTTGATTCAACAGGAGAATAATACAAGCAGACCAGAAAATAATTCCACTCCGAAGGAACATGAATGCATCTCTCACATCAAAAAATGCAAGAACATGAGGGAATTCAAGGAAATTCATGCCCAAACCCTCAAGTTTGGATTTATGTGGAGCTCGTTTTGTCAAAGCAATCTTGTTGTCACTTGTGCTTTATCGGAATGGGGCAGTGTGGAGTATGCATGCTCAATATTTAAAATCATGGATGATCCAAGTTCATTTGAGTACAATGCCATTATTAGAGGATATGTGAAGGATATGAACTCAGAAGAAGCCTTGTTTACATTTcttggaatgcttgaagaagGGGTAGAACCGGATAATTTCACATATCCGATTCTTCTAAAGGCGATTTCTCGATTATTGGCACTTGAGGAGGGAGTTCAGATACATGGGCAAATTTTGAAGAAAGGGCTTGTGGAAGATGTGCTTGTGCAAAATAGTTTGATCAACATGTATGGTAGATGTGGGAAAATAAGACATTCTTGTACTGCTTTTGAACAAATGGATAAGAAGAGTATTGCTTCTTGGAGTGCACTTATTGGATGTCACGCAAATTTAGGCATGTGGGATGAATGCCTAAGGCTTTTCAGTGGAATGAATAATGAAAATTCTTGGAGGGCTGAGGAAAGTATATTGGTGAGTGTGCTTTCTTCATGCACTCATTTAGGTGCTCTTGATCTGGGAAGATGCACACATGGTTATTTACTCAGAAATTTGAGTGGATTCAATGTTGCTGTAGAAACATCATTAATTGACATGTATATAAAGTGTGGAAGTATAGATAAAGGGTTGTCTTTATTCCGGAAAATGAGGTTGAAAAACCAGATGTCTTATAGTGTGATCATTTCAGGGCTAGCTCTTCACGGGCGCGGTGCAGAAGCTTTGGAAGTTTTCGGGAAAATGCTTGAAGAAGGGTTGAATCCTGATGAGGTTATCTATGTAGGAGTGTTGACTGCTTGTAGCCATGACAGATTAGTGGAAGAAgggttgaaatattttgaaaagATGAGATTTGAACACGGGATAGTGCCGACGATTCAACACTATGGTTGTATTGTCGATCTTATGGGACGAGCTGGGATGGTGGATCGAGCTTTTGAGATTATAAAGAGCATGCCTATGAAACCAAACGATGTTATATGGAGAAGTCTCCTGAGTTCTTGCAAGACTCATCAAAATGTAGAAATGGCAGAAGTTGCCGCCAGAAGCCTTGTGCAGACTCACTCACAGAATGCTAGTGATTTCTTGATGATGTCTAATGTGTACGCACAAGCCAAAAGATGGGAAGACGTGTCCTATATTCGCACGCAAATGGCTCGTTTAAGAGCACCCCAAGTGCCCGGTTCAAGCCTCGTCGAGGTCAAGAGGAAGGTCTACAAGTTTGTATCATCTGATAAATCGCATCCAAATTGTCAAGAAATCTATGAAATGCTTCACCAAATGGAGTGGCAACTAAAATTTGAAGGTTATTTTCCGGATACATCACAGATTTTTCTCGACGTGGACGAAGAAGAGAAGAGACAGAGGCTGAATACTCACAGTCAGAAGCTGGCAATTGCATTTTCACTGATACATACTTCTTGCGGTACTCGTATAAGAATAGTGAGAAATGTTAGGATGTGCAGTGATTGTCACAATTATACTAAGTTAATTTCAATGATCTATGAACGAGAAATCATCGTCAGGGACCGGAATCGGTTCCACCATTTTAGAGATGGAGCTTGCTCTTGTAGAGACTATTGGTGA
- the LOC140863380 gene encoding phosphomevalonate kinase, peroxisomal encodes MAVVASAPGKVLMTGGYLILERPNAGIVLSTNARFYATVKPLYEDIKPDGWAWSWTDVKLNSPQMARETLYKLSLKNLVLQSVNSSDSRNPFVEYALQYAIAAAQLRFDKNKIDKLHKLLLLGLDITIFGCNEFYSYRNQIESRGLPLTPETLASLPPFSSITLNAEELSETNCKPEVAKTGLGSSAAMTTAVVAALLHYLGVVSLPSVAKENVHGNKDSTELDVLHAIAQTAHCIAQGKVGSGFDVSSAVYGSQRYVRFSPEVISSAQDTGKELSIQEVIDNVLKSNWDHERIKFSLPPLMTLLLGEPGAGGSSTPSLVGAVKKWQKSDPKNAQATWTKLSEENSALEMHLNTLSQLAQNNYDAYRTAINHCSLITSAKWSGVATEPNHMEVVRALSGARDAMLGIRSNMRNMGLAAGIPIEPESQTRLLDTTMNLEGVLLAGVPGAGGFDAVFAVTLGDSSQNVIKTWSSLNVLALLVREDPHGVYLENNDPRVTEVTTGVSSLHVS; translated from the exons ATGGCCGT AGTTGCCTCTGCTCCGGGAAAGGTTTTGATGACTGGGGGCTACCTTATTTTGGAGAGGCCAAATGCCGGGATTGTACTGAGTACGAATGCTCGATTTTATGCAACTGTAAAGCCACTCTATGAGGACATTAAACCTGACGGTTGGGCGTGG TCATGGACAGATGTGAAACTGAATTCTCCTCAGATGGCTAGGGAAACTTTGTACAAATTGTCACTTAAGAATTTGGTGCTTCAGAGTGTAAATTCAAG TGATTCAAGGAATCCATTTGTAGAGTATGCACTGCAATATGCAATAGCAGCAGCACAATTGAGATTTGACAAAAATAAGATTGATAAATTACATAAACTTCTTTTATTAG GTCTTGATATAACTATATTTGGTTGCAACGAGTTTTACTCTTATAGGAATCAG ATTGAATCACGTGGACTTCCATTGACTCCCGAAACATTGGCTTCCCTCCCACCTTTTTCTTCAATCACTTTGAATGCCGAAGAATTGTCTGAAACAAATTGCAAACCTGAAGTTGCCAAAACTGGTTTGGGATCATCAGCAGCTATGACAACTGCAGTTGTTGCTGCATTGCTTCATTACCTCGGGGTAGTCAGCCTTCCTTCTGTGGCCAAAGAAAATGTTCATGGAAATAAAGATTCCACGGAACTTGATGTTCTGCATGCTATTGCTCAAACCGCTCACTGTATTGCACAAGGTAAAGTTGGTAGTGGGTTTGATGTGAGCTCTGCTGTTTATGGTAGTCAGCGCTACGTCAGGTTTTCGCCAGAAGTGATTTCTTCGGCTCAG GATACTGGTAAAGAATTGTCGATACAAGAGGTCATAGATAATGTGCTAAAATCTAATTGGGACCATGAGAGGATTAAATTTTCCTTGCCTCCATTGATGACTCTT TTACTTGGAGAACCAGGAGCTGGTGGTTCATCAACACCGTCTCTGGTTGGCGCGGTGAAGAAGTGGCAAAAATCTGACCCTAAAAATGCTCAAGCAACGTGGACGAAATTGTCAGAAGAGAATTCTGCACTTGAAATGCATCTCAACACGTTGAGCCAATTGGCACAAAATAACTACGATGCTTATAGAACGGCCATCAACCACTGCAGCTTGATTACTTCAGCAAAG TGGTCTGGGGTGGCGACTGAACCAAACCACATGGAAGTTGTTAGAGCATTATCCGGAGCTAGGGATGCCATGCTTGGGATCCGCAGTAACATGCGCAATATGGGCTTAGCTGCTGGAATTCCT ATAGAACCAGAATCACAAACTCGATTACTCGACACAACAATGAACTTGGAAGGAGTTCTATTGGCTGGTGTTCCTGGAGCTGGTGGATTTGATGCAGTTTTTGCTGTCACCTTGGGGGATTCAAGCCAAAATGTGATCAAAACATGGAGTTCGCTTAATGTTCTCGCCTTGCTAGTGAGGGAGGATCCTCATGGTGTTTACCTAGAGAACAATGATCCCCGAGTAACTGAAGTTACAACAGGTGTTTCTTCTCTTCATGTTTCATGA